From Aspergillus luchuensis IFO 4308 DNA, chromosome 2, nearly complete sequence:
CTCCCCCCCTCACTTAAACTTGTGTTACGCCATTCCTGCTTGAGACAATGAAACGACTCTGGTTACAGCAGTAGGTATTATGCTTATATTTCCCAGCATTGTTTACTTCAATCTATGATTCCTTTGCTAATCAGTCGTGCATTCCGATTCAGAGCGTCGATTATATCGCGAATTTCGTCATCTGTAGTCTGTGGGTTGATTGTACACATACGAAGGCAGACAACCCCGCGAAAACGTGTGGTGAGCACGACTGCGATGTTCTGGGCCAACATTCTCTTGGACACAAGGCTGTTGATATCATCAATGGCCTCTGTACTCACTCCATGCGGATTGAAACGGAAGTTGATAACAGCCATGTTACTAGGTGTGACGATTTCCCACTCGCTGAGCTTACTCAGCTCAGTCTGAACGAGGTCCGAAAGTTCGAATCCACGCAGAACCATCCGGTCAATCATGTCCGTCCCGAGAATTTGCAGGGAGAACCAAAGCCTCATGTGACAAGCTGGTCGTGTCAATTCGATCCCGAAGTTGAAAGGATTTTCAACATAGCCGTCTTCGACATCGCGTAAGAAGTGCGCGGTTGTGGCGAAACTCTCTCTTGGATGGGACTTGTCCCTGAAAAGGACAACACTACAGCCATAGGTTTGAAAGAGCCACTTGTGAGGATCCCAGGCGATGCTGTCAGCGCGGCCGATACCTTGCAGAAGGTTCCTGCGCGATTGGCAGAAAGCGACGGATCCTCCATACGCAGCGTCGACGTGCATCCACAGTCCATGCTCTGCGGCTATGTCTGCAATTGCGTCAAGAGGATCGATGCTTCCGGTACTGGTTGAGCCGCAGGTTGTGATTACCACATAAGGCTTTAATCCGTTTTCGATGTCCTGGGTGATCGCCCGGCGAAGACTCTCCGGATCCATCTGAAATTCGGCATTGCAGGGCACGGTCCTTATCTGCTGCTTTAAAAGGCCCGTTATATGGAGCGTTTTTGCTATACAGAAGTGCGTCTCCTCTGTCACATATGCTGTTGCTTTTGTGCGCATGTCATCTTCCACAAGCTGGTCCCGTGCAACAGTCAATGCAGTAAGGCAAGCAAGGGAGGCACCGGACACAAACTGTCCCCCTGCTGATGGAGGCAGTCCGAACTTTTCGGCTACCCAGCGAATGATAGATTCTTCTACCGCGCAGATACCGGCACCCGACTCTGAACTCCCTGCATAATTGTTGAAAGAGGTCGAAATGACATCTCCCAACCACGATAGAGGAGAGGCTGCCGAGGGCACAAAGGCGTAGAATCTTGGGTGATTGACGTTGAATCCATAGGAGAGAATATCTTCGAACTCTTTCACAACGTCTTCCAGTGACCTCCCTTGGTCAGGCGGAGAAGACTTCAACAATTTGACCAGCTGCTCTTCTGTTGGCCGCTTGACCAAGGTTGCTTGATCAGATAAAAATCTGTCGCCGACAATGCCTGAAAGCCCTTGGAGTGCTTCTCTCACGATTCCGTCCATAGCGAAGATGGCGAGGGGCCACTAAAACTGCTTGTGGCAAGATCGAGGGATCAATGTAGCCCGGCTTCAGTATAATAACTGCGCTATGCGATTTTGGATGGTCTGCATCGTCAATACTCGCGGGGATCTGAcattttttcttgcttttatAGTGCACCATGATACCAGGGGCCCATCACCCTTGAGATACGCAGGAGAAGCTAATGCGAGCAGCCGCATCGGGGAAATCATTGGTGTCCACTGGCACATTCCACCCTTCGGCTAGAAAATTGCCTATCACTTGCAGGGTATTGTGCATTTTCTGTGCGGGCAAAAGCATAGTGTTAACTAACCTCTGTCGCCTCTGGAAAACAAGGATCGTTGGTTAAGGTTCGGCGAGATGACCAACTATCAAGGTTCTTCTTGGCATAACTTGGTCATTGGGGTCGGGCTTCATCAGGCTATCGGGGGGCTTTCCGGAAATTGTGTGAATTATCAGGGATAAAGAAGATCCTGTATTTAGCAACACGCATGATATTTTTCTAACTGGCCTTTGACTTGCATAGCTTGGATGGTTGAAAATGATGATTGTGTAACACTTGGGCAACCACCCCTTGCAATAAAATATGTCGCCAACCTTTCCGCAGGAAATGATGTTCACAAAAAGCCTATTGTTAGTGGTAGGTATCTACATCCCTGGCTCAATGTCAGCTTGAAAGAGTGACATGACTGTCTAGGTACCATAATAGAAcctaattaaatataaattgtACACGTCAGGTCAGATGGTCAAGGTTGTGCCATGATATGGTGTGTAGCGGATGACGATCGTTGTTGGAAGTTGCTTACCTCATATTATGCTAGGTTATGGCTCAAAATATTGAAACTCTTTTCAATTAAGtagcatcattggtctagtggtagaattcatcgttgccatcgatgaggcccgtgttcgattcacggatgatgcaatgtgatttcttttttgttttctttttttgaccCTTACCAGAGTATGAAGCGGACccattcttttttctcaccCTCATCTTATCCGTGATTGTTTCTTATCTACAGCGCAGTTTAGTAGTCGCGTctgttgaaggaagaagtttTATCGTTTAGCTACGTTCCAATTGATAACTACTGTTTCGCCCCCGAATGCGAGATACACATCACTGTCTTCCCTTCAACATTTCAACTAACTCCTGTTGGACGTTATTGATGCCTAGCATACTAAGACGCTGGCCTGTGTAACATTCCACACCCTCAACACAAAGGTCTCGTTGACACTTGTCATGCCATGCACAAGAATGGTGATCCGAAAACGCGATCGACAAGCCATCATACGTACCACAAGACTGGAAATCTTAGAGAGAGCCGGTTGTCATTTCCGAGGAGTGGTTGAAGCGATGTCACTCGGTCGGTTAGCTTGGCTGACATGAATGCTGGAATGATTGGTATCTTCAGCGACAAATGATACTTGCCCAAGATCGCAGAATACATGAAGTGAGTATGTCATATCGATAATTCCATACTATTCAACTGCTCAGCATGACGCTAGCCAGGCGCAGACATCTGTAAAATGGCCTCATCAATTATGGCTCGCCAGTGTGTGGTGATATAACTTGAGCATATGCGCATGACGAAAGTAGCACTTGGATTTGCGTCAAATCGAGAAAGCTGCTCATCATGATATTATTGATATTACAGCTGCAACACCAACGAGATATGGACACAGCAAATCTTGCTCTCGCCGATTGGTGATTCGAAAAGAAATACGAGGAAACTCCTGTTTATGTGAATAGCTACAGCAATGCAGCATATTTATCAGATCGAAGTGGGGTCTTTCCAGAATTCAACTTCTTTCATCAGATAAGATAGAAAGTAAGTTGTGTATTAAATGGATGAAAGAGGGATTTTATTCCCGCCACATAGCTATTAGCTGATGTTGGGATGATGGCCGCTGACGTTCCTACCACCATCCGACACTCTTTTATCCCCTCAAATCCCCCTCGCTTTCACACCACTTCTCTGCTATCATTGGCAAAGCTCCCTCCAGATACCTGGCAGAATAATTAGGCCAGAGCTACAATGTCTAATAACAAGGAGAGCTCTCATGCCGCCGAGACTCCCGTTTCGGCTCATGATGCGCAAGGTCCTGGCGTAACACCAGGACTTGGAAGTCCAGGTGTCCAGCGGATCGAGGCTCTTTCATCTCACCTACATATCCTTGACCGTGTGTTTCTCTTCTGTGGAGTTTTCCTCATTGCCTATGTCTACGGCCTCGATAGCCTATTGCGGGGCACTTATCAGGTTGGCTTTCGCCAGCATGTTTATTGAACCATCAAAGCTCATGATCTCTAGCCATACGCTACGGCATCATATGAATCACATAGTGTGTTATCGAGTGTCGATATTCTCAGAGCGGTCATTGCTGCAGCAGCGCAGGTTTGTAGTCTTTGTTTCTCCAATTCAGCAACTAATCTGATTTATTACCCAGCCGACTGCAGCTAAGATCGCCGATGTTTTTGGGAGAGTGGAGTTGATTTTGGTCTCAATATTCTTCTATACCCTTGGTACTGAGTGCAATTCATCCTGAGTCGGTGTGTTCTAACACTCAGTAGGCACCATTGTTGAGGCGTCTTCGAGTACGGTCGAGCAATTTGCTGCGGGCGCTGTGCTTTACCAGGTGAGTCGAGTCCCTCTTGACTAATCAGATGAGATGCTACTACGTTTCGACTAACATTGTGATATACAATAGATTGGATACACGGCTATTATTCTGCTCGTTGAGGTTTTGGTTGCGGATGTCACGTCGCTTCGCTCTCGTCTGCTGTTTTCATATATCCCAACACTTCCGTTTTTGGTAAGATGGCAGATTCGAAAGAAGACGAAGTGCTTGATCTTAGCTGATGCCGGTAGATCAACACTTGGATTAGTGGAAACATAACTGGGGCTGTGCTGAAAGTGACCACATGGCGCTGGGGAATCGGCATGTTTGCGATAATCTATCCCAGTGAGTATATCCTCGCACGAGTCAGTCAATTGCTGACAGATTCTAGTCTGcactctccctcttctcatGGTTCTTTACATTGTGTACCACAGAGCCAAGAAGGACGGTACAGTGGATCATATCGCAGGCGCCTTTCGCACGTTGGGTGTTCGGCGCCTGGCGATTGAGTTGTTTTGGCAACTGGACGTGATTGGTATTATCTGATGATCGCTTTTCTTGCCATGATTTTGGTACCTCTCACGATAGCCGGCGGCCTGGATTCTCAGTGGAAGAAAGCAAGGATCATCGCTCCTCTCGTTCTGGGGCTGTGTTGTATTCCGGCATGGGTTATTTGGGAGAGAACCTGCAAGCATCCTATGGTTCCATTCAAGGTAGGCAGCCAGTATATGGTCTGGGAGTTTCTGATACTAACGGGTCTGTAGCTTCTAAAGGATAGAGCGGTCTGGGGTGCCTTGGGAATTGCTGTCATGTTGAACACCGGTAAGCAGGAGCATATACTTCCTGTACTCCGTCTAACGAGGTGCAGCATGGGCTCTTCAAAGTGAATATCTATACACAGTTCTCATTGTTAGCTTTGGTGAGAGTATTACAAGCGCAACGAGGATAAGGTCCCTTTATAGGTAAGCTGGTGGAAATCTGATCTGCATAGACGTCAAACTTATCCTTCACAGCTTTGCCAGTGTTCTCACTGGATCCATTCTAGGCCTTGTAGTCTACAAGGTCAGGCGACTCAAGCCATTCATCGTTGGAGGTACATTGTTGTTCATGGTGGCCTATGGTATCCTGATCTACTACCGCGGAGGGCCCACATCGTCAAGTCATTCGGGGATAATTGGCGCCCAGATCCTTTTGGGGATTGGTAAGTCCAGATACACCAATTGAAAGTTGAATCAGACTGACTAGTATGTTTAGCTGGAGGATTGTTTCCTTACCCTGCGCAAGCCAGCATCCAAGCTGCCACCAAGCATGAGCGTGAGTTTCCTATATCTTCTCTGAGACTAATACTAACAATAGCAAGACTTGGCCGTCGTCACCGGATTATTTCTAGCCTGCTACAATATCGGCACCGC
This genomic window contains:
- a CDS encoding pyridoxal phosphate-dependent decarboxylase family protein (COG:E;~EggNog:ENOG410PVQQ;~InterPro:IPR015424,IPR021115,IPR002129,IPR015421;~PFAM:PF00282;~go_function: GO:0003824 - catalytic activity [Evidence IEA];~go_function: GO:0016831 - carboxy-lyase activity [Evidence IEA];~go_function: GO:0030170 - pyridoxal phosphate binding [Evidence IEA];~go_process: GO:0019752 - carboxylic acid metabolic process [Evidence IEA]) produces the protein MDGIVREALQGLSGIVGDRFLSDQATLVKRPTEEQLVKLLKSSPPDQGRSLEDVVKEFEDILSYGFNVNHPRFYAFVPSAASPLSWLGDVISTSFNNYAGSSESGAGICAVEESIIRWVAEKFGLPPSAGGQFVSGASLACLTALTVARDQLVEDDMRTKATAYVTEETHFCIAKTLHITGLLKQQIRTVPCNAEFQMDPESLRRAITQDIENGLKPYVVITTCGSTSTGSIDPLDAIADIAAEHGLWMHVDAAYGGSVAFCQSRRNLLQGIGRADSIAWDPHKWLFQTYGCSVVLFRDKSHPRESFATTAHFLRDVEDGYVENPFNFGIELTRPACHMRLWFSLQILGTDMIDRMVLRGFELSDLVQTELSKLSEWEIVTPSNMAVINFRFNPHGVSTEAIDDINSLVSKRMLAQNIAVVLTTRFRGVVCLRMCTINPQTTDDEIRDIIDALNRNARLISKGIID
- the ARN1_1 gene encoding siderophore transporter (COG:P;~EggNog:ENOG410QE3E;~InterPro:IPR020846,IPR036259;~TransMembrane:6 (i46-65o85-105i117-135o141-162i174-193o205-229i);~go_function: GO:0022857 - transmembrane transporter activity [Evidence IEA]), which produces MSNNKESSHAAETPVSAHDAQGPGVTPGLGSPGVQRIEALSSHLHILDRVFLFCGVFLIAYVYGLDSLLRGTYQPYATASYESHSVLSSVDILRAVIAAAAQPTAAKIADVFGRVELILVSIFFYTLGTIVEASSSTVEQFAAGAVLYQIGYTAIILLVEVLVADVTSLRSRLLFSYIPTLPFLINTWISGNITGAVLKVTTWRWGIGMFAIIYPICTLPLLMVLYIVYHRAKKDGTVDHIAGAFRTLGVRRLAIELFWQLDVIGII
- the ARN1_2 gene encoding siderophore transporter (COG:P;~EggNog:ENOG410QE3E;~InterPro:IPR011701,IPR036259;~TransMembrane:5 (n11-22c27/28o51-71i78-97o109-127i139-166o216-236i);~go_function: GO:0022857 - transmembrane transporter activity [Evidence IEA];~go_process: GO:0055085 - transmembrane transport [Evidence IEA]), whose product is MVPFKLLKDRAVWGALGIAVMLNTAWALQSEYLYTVLIVSFGESITSATRIRSLYSFASVLTGSILGLVVYKVRRLKPFIVGGTLLFMVAYGILIYYRGGPTSSSHSGIIGAQILLGIAGGLFPYPAQASIQAATKHEHLAVVTGLFLACYNIGTAIGGSISGAVWTQVLPGELNSRLGNATMAAQAYKDPFTLSATYPIGTPDRDAVVAAYKHTQRLLCITGICLTVPLVAFSLCTRNLVLTKEQSFAHAEEDTDEA